A segment of the Takifugu flavidus isolate HTHZ2018 chromosome 7, ASM371156v2, whole genome shotgun sequence genome:
tctggaggagctgatggagccgaTCAGTTCTGGCTTCCAGGAGGGCCGGGAGCTGATCGAGACCCTGATGGACCAGGTGTGCCAGAGCGCCCAGAGGGGGGACACAGAGGAAGTGAGGAAGGTCAGAACCCGGTTTGGTCCTCACTGGTCAATCGCCTGATTTGTTCTTCATGTGAATCGAAGATCAACATTGGGTCCATAAAACCGAGGAGCAGAAGTTATTGTTGGCCTTCGTCTGCTGCTCATCATCAGTCTGTGCTGTGTATGTTCTTCTGAGGAGTAACTGAGCGGTTGTTCTTCAACCCTTCAGCTTCTCTCTAACATGGCCAAACCAAACCTGCTCAGCTGCTACCAGAAGATCTCCTCCATGGAGAAgaaccagaggaacctgcaggacacaTTTGGCCTTTCAAGCCTCACAGGACTGATTCACAGCACACAGATCGACCTGGAGCAggtagagacacacacacacacacacacacacacacacactgtgtttcAGCTGCTTAAACACACCGTTTATCTCCTTCTTGGTGTTTGAGACATGAACGTTCCATCTGATCCAGACTCTCATTTGGGTTCCAGCTGATGGAGAACGCGGCGTTCACCTTTGAGCGGCTGCTCTACAGAACCTTCCAGGACGACCCGGAGCACGCCAGCGCCGCCACTGAAAAGGCCAAACACAGAGTTCTGAAGGTCAGAGCACCACTGTGTCCCTGTGGAACACCTCTGGATCCACTGCTAATGTTCTAGCGAAGGGTTCATGAATGATGAATCCCGCAGATGTGGAACACGTGCCTTCCCTCTGAGAACTGGGAATCCCATTAAGATGATTCCGATTTAATGAGATGTTCAGATGAAACTCATGGAGCAGCTCAGCGTTCCTCCCAGTCCTGACTGGGACCAGACAGCTGGACTTTCCTCTGAAGATCATCCTTTTTCTTTACTAGTGGCACGTTTCTAAACTTTGCTGACAAATGGAAGAATGGCACTAGTTTGTTTTGCATTGCATTGTGGGACATGTAGTTTATTGCCGATAGGGACCGTCAGGTTCCGGTGGTCCGTCGGTCACAGTTGGTCAGCAGATGGTTTTGGGTGTGATCGTCCTCGTCCTGAGATCCTGACGCAGTCAGACGATAAAAGCTGGAGGACAAACTAAAGTTCTTGTCTGTTCTGCAGCAATATGACTatgacagcagcacagtgaGGAAGAAGATCTCCCACGAGGCTCTAGTTTCCATCACGCTGCCCTTCATCAAGCAGAAGCTGGCCCCCACCTACAAAAGTGTGAGTCTTAACCCCCCATGTCCAAGACCTGCACCAGGGGGGTAAACTGTGCGTCCCGCTGGGTTGCCTCTCAGAGATGtgtaaccatggtaacagacATAACCCTGCTCCCCTGCCTCCTCAGGGCTGATGAGCTTCCCGCCACGGTTCAGATCTTCTGATAATCCTGCTTTCTCTCACTCCATGTTTAGGTTTTTGTTCAGATTTGATGATTTACTGATTATTTTGCTCTCCGTACAGGAGATTACGAATCTCGAACAGTTCATCGACGCCGACTACACCAACTTCATCCATGTCCAGAACGTTTATGAGAACATCCTTCTGCGAacactggacaaagaggtggcCAAAGGTGAGCGTGTCCTCAGCCGGGGCAAACATGTTCTCCCTGATGGGAAGCCTCTCTAAcatggcctcctcctcttctgcagtgGTGAAGGAGGCAGCAGCCCTGAGGAAGTATCACCTGTTCACCGACAgagagtcagtcagtcagtccaacCACTCCAGCCTGAACTCAGTGGCCTCCTCTGTCCCACACAGCCTGTTGTCCACCTCTCAGCAGGACATAACGAGTGTTCAGAGTGTCGTCCCAGAAATGGAACCTCCCAAACAAGTGGAGACCCCAACTTCAACAGACACAGCTGACCAGCAGGCAGCTGAACCTGCTCTTGATTCTGTcatccaacaggaagtggctttggCCCAGGAAGTAGAGAAAGTggtggtggtccaacaggaagcagtggagacccaacaggaagtggctgcggctcaacaggaagcagtggagACCCAACAGAAAGTGGCTGTGGTCCAGCAGGAAGCAGTGGAGACCCAACGGGAAGTGGCTGTGgtccaacaggaagcagtggagacccaacaggaagtggctgcagctcaacaggaagcagtggagacccaacaggaagtggctgtggtccaacaggaagcagtggagacccaacaggaagtgactgtggctcaacaggaagcagtggagacccaacaggaagtggctgtggtccagcaggaagcagtggagacccaacaggaagtgactgtggctcaacaggaagcagtggagacccaacaggaagtggctgtggtccagcaggaagcagtggagacccaacaggaagtggctgtggtccagcaggaagcagtggagacccaacaggaagtggctgtggctcaacaggaagcagtggagacccaacaggaagtggctgtggtccagcaggaagcagtggagacccaacaggaagtggctgtggtccaacaggaagcagtggagACCCAACATGAAGTGGCTGCGGCtcaacaggaagcagtggagacccaacaggaagtggctgtggtccagcaggaagcagtggggacacaacaggaagtggctgtggtccagcaggaagcagtggagacccaacaggaagtggctgtggtccaacaggaagcagtggagacccaacaggaagtggctgcggctcaacaggaagcagtggagacccaacaggaagtggctgcacCTCAACAGGAAGTAGTAGAGACCCAACAGGAAATGGCTgtggtccaacaggaagtagttGAAGTGGCTGCTGTCCAAGAGGAAGTGCACCATGCTGAAGAAGAGTCTCCAAAAGAAGCAGAACCCGTCCATGATGGAAGTGTGACCAAGGATGTTGTGAGTCCTGCTTGTGTGAATGAAGCCATGAAAGCTTCAGCAGGAGGTTCTGAGCACCAAAGTTCTGCTCACAACTCTGAAGAAACAAACTGTCAAAGCTCACTTAGTGCTCAAACACCCCAACCAGCATGTACCGTCTCAGGGTCCAGTTCCCTGGATCGGTCCCCGAGCAGTACGCTGGGATCCATGAAGGAAGTCCCAGCGACAGAGGACAGCGAGGATGAAGGACCGATGACCTCGGAGGGCCCTGATCCCAGCCTGGACATCACGGAGGACATGACGGAGGAGACAGAACCCGTCGAGGTCGAGCCAGGCACCAGCACAGAGGTGTCGACTGAggaggaccccccctcccccagggggGCTCCCAGGCTCTCCACGGAGGGGACAGAGTCCGGACCTGAAGCTCCGCCTCTGGATTCCATCAAGGAGATTCGTGATCTGGTGGTGGAAGTGATTGAagtggaggaggtgttgggagtCCAACAGGAGTGAACACGACCCAAAGATCATCTGAAACCTTTTCTGTCGCAcaaaaaacaataatcacattttcatttctgcatgcGTGTCAGCTAAAATTCAATGTTTTCtaacacaaacaacaaacaacagtgtgAGTTCGCTGATTTCTGAAGTTCTGACGCTTTCGATGGCGCTTTTGGAGCATTTGAACCCTGAAACGGGGACACCTGACGTCATCATCCATGAGCAGGCCGTGGCggtggcgccccctggcggcctGAGTGTGAACAGCAGCGGAAGCTTCTGGCGTCGCGAGGAAGAGGCGTCGCGAGGAAGAGGCTCCTGATCTGCAACAATGGCCCCAATCATCCCTTCATTCAGATGGACGCATGAATGCTGGCTAAAGGGagggcctggtcctggtcctggtgggcCTGAGTGTGACTCTGTCCTGGGACAATCCAGGGATCCAAGTGCCTTTCTCGTCTGTCCGTGCTGCCTGGCCACTGGCTTTCCccctgttgccgtggcgacctGTGCCGTAGCGTCACCTCGTGCCTTCTCACCTGCGTGGATGTccaggttcaacagaacctgcGTGTGTTTTTGTGGTTCTGGTTTCGCTGTctgaaagacaaaataaatgttctcaTTCAAAAACAGGATGTTCTCATCATTTCTGAAGCAGAACCTGCCTAAGCGGCCCCAGACGGGCCGCGATCCCACATGTGTGCAACATCAGACGTGAATCCTTCTGACCTTCGTGTTAGCTCGGCTCCATCAGGGATGTTCTTCATCTCAGGAGCCTCCTCAACGCTCCCACCATCAAAGCCAGCTCAGCGTCAGGAGGAGTTTGGGTTTGATTCCAGTTTCCTGGAAACAGCTGTCGTTTATGCTATTTCACTGgaaaggaagtgacatcacaagACAAACGTCCACCATCCTCACAGACCGACCTGATTATCTTGATGCTCATCACAAACACGAGgtcagtaaataaaaacacctttATTCCCTCGTGTAAACATCCAgaaaaaccattaaaaccagttCAGCACTATCAAACACACCTGCTCGCTCACACTGAACTGGGCTCAACTGGGCCACGCTGGTTTTACTGGGCTGGTTTTACCTGCCGGCTCCGCGCGACACGCGACAGGCTCCActagcgtgtgtgcgtgtgtgtgtgcgtgtgcgcgcgcctTCATCACAAGCACGACTGGTTGCAGACTGCTGCAccaccagcaggtggagctcCAACAACAGGCATCGTCAGCAGCCGCTCCGGCGCAGGGGCTGATGGGTAATCTGGACTCGGAGGGACGAAGCCACATTTTAGAGCTTTGGGGAGAATCAGTGAAAATCGGAACGTCAGGAAGCAAAAGGTGGCGACAAGTCCATGAAATGTTTCCAGATGTGACGCTGACTCAGCATCTGTCGCCTCCATCAAACATTTGTGTCAGGAACAAACaatcagaggtcaaaggtcagcgcgACAACGGGCCCCGTCGtcgctgcggcggcggcgttttCCTGCTGTCATCCCGTCTGGAGCTCAGCGAGGACACGTGGGAACTCGGTGCCTTcaccgggaccaggaccaggaccaggaccaggaccaggacctgggCTGAGGTCGGTCTGGTTTTCTGATTCTAGCTGATTGGACCCACTTAGATATTTTAGTTTTACTCTTTAATCTATCTCGAATCTTGAATCCAAACatacaaaagaaataaattagttttaacatttttaaaccCACAAATCGGTAATTTTAAACATTGTTTGtagttaaaatgaaaaatgaaaaatgtctgGAGGGATGATTAATCCAGTCATTGATCTGAAATCGTCTCTTTTTAATGGTGAGATTGATCTGATCTGGAGTCCAGATTGGAGGCCGGAGGGGAACCTCGGGCCGGGTCGGCTCCAGGGTCGCTGGTGCTGGTGCAGCAAGGCCTTCTGGGAGAGGCGGCACGTGCTGACTGCAGCTCAGTTCAATAACGCCCATGTGAGTGGGCGGAGTTAGACGGAGGGTTACCGCTCGCACGGAGCACACGTCCCCGTCCCgtccccgtcccgtcccgtccccgtcctcgtcctcgtccccatccccgtcccgtccccgtcccgtccccgtcctcgtccccgtcaACGTCCCCGTTGGACAAAATCGCCAACAAACTGAGACTCAAACAGAACTGAGACGTCAGGCACACACGGACTAACAGCCGCGGCTAACGCCTTTAGCATGGCGGCTGAAGAGAGACGGGTCGAGAGATCCGAGGAAGCAGCTCTCGTTAATGTGACTCAGCAGTTTTCGGCGctcgtcctctcctcagaccgcGGCCGCCTGTTCCTCTCGGAACGTCTTCGGGTTCTGCGAACGTGACGAAAGGCCGGCGCTGGGGCGGCGCGCTGCCCCGAGCGTGCGGCTCTGCTTTCCCTCTCAGCGCCGCCGTCCGGCTGCTGACAGAGTCCAGAGCTGGTCGGGCGCTTTCATGTGGCTCCCGTCTTAATAGGTCTCACTGATAATTTCAATGGAACACTTCcttcagcgccgccgccgctcgccgGGGTCTGATCTGCAGCTCATTAGGCTGATCTGAGGTCTGGCGCCCGTCACACTCAGACCGGCCGCTGACCACACGCGTCACTCACGCGCTTAATCGCCGACGTGAGGTTTGAGTGGCGGGAAAAGCCGGCGTGTTTGTGAGGCGACGGAGCCCAAGTGTTGTGGTCGGCTTCCattgttgctatgacaacagcTGATGAGACCGGGCTGGTTGaacgggaggggggaggagacaAGGATACGTTTGAGTTGAGAAGTGTGTGAGATAAAGCGTCAGAAAGCCCCGTGCTGATTTAACATTAAACAGGAAAtggtcgggggtgggggggcagaggtggaCAGCTTCCCTGTGAGGACTCGGGCTGGGCAGAGCCTGGATTAGATATCACATACCAGGGGCCCTGGACCCCAAATCAGCCCCGTCTAGACTCTCTGGCACCTGCTTCTGCTTATTTACCACAGACGGCCACCAGAGCGCCGCGGCCTGGActggctccgcctccaccaTCGCTCCTGACATCCAACAACCACAACCGGTGACCCATTCAACACTGGGGGGCAGACCTCAACCTCAGGTGATAAGAGACGAGTCAGCAGTCAGAACCACACGAGCCAGCTGCAGCCCGAGCTGCTGTAATACCGCACGTTACCTCGGGTGGCGATAGTGGGTCAGTGCTAAGAACGACCTGCAAGCGTCTCCAACTCGGTACCTTACGCATTTCTCTGCATTTCTAGTGATTCGCGCAGGTTCAAGCAGACGTTGCCCGTGTTGATTTTAACGTAAAAACAGTCGTTTTCATATTTCTGATCACTTCCTGAAAACTGGAGGCTGCATTGACTCAAAGGCTGAGATGGATGGAAGAGTGAGGGGAGAGCAGCCCTCaggcggggtcagaggtcacttcCTGGTCATATTGCTAGTTGCCATCCAATAtaagtttggggggggggcagatagacTGAGAAAAGGTCAACTTTGACATCCACATCTGGCAACACTGACAGCCGAGCTCAACAAACAAACGACCCCTTAGCCTTTAGCTAACGGAGAGCACCGCGGCTAACTGGGGCAACGCAATCAGAGACAGTCAGAGAAACAGACCATTGGGAGCCAGCAGGGGCCGGTAGGGGCCTGTGGGGGCCGGTAGGAGCCAGCAGGAGCCGGTAGGGGCCCGCGAGGGCCGGTAGGAGCCAGCAGGAACCGGCAGGGGTCCGTGGGGGCCGGTAGGAGCCAGCAGGAGCCGGTAGGGGTCCGTGGGGGCCAGTAGGTGCCAGTAGGGGCCCAGGGGGGGGCGGTAGGGTCTGGTAGGGGCCCGTGGGGGCCCGTGCGAGCCATATCATTTTACCAAAACGATTCTCTTGGTTCAAGGTTTCACTGAATTTGTTGATGTGTTCTGCGTACCGTTAGCCACCGATGCTAACCTAGCCTAGCCTAACCTGCGGGCTGAAGCCGCGTTTGGCGAACAGCAGCTCACGTCTGTTGTCGGCGCTGATGCGGTGCAGAACGCCACGAGCGTCTGGGCTTCGTCAGCTGCAACGCAAACAGacgagaaaggaagaaaagtcaGCGGATGAATGAGCGCTTGTGCCGTAACGCTCCGGGACGCCAGCGACCACATCTAGAAGCACCGTGTGTTCTTTGAAAATATTAATTGGCTGAATGGTCTTTTAAGAGCGACTCCTGTTGGAGGTCAAAGGGCGCTCGGAGCACAATCAGCCGGAGTCAGCTGCTCTTTCTCAGCCTGTCACGTCTGACCAGCTCAGATcgaaggaaaaaacaacattttaaccGAGAACGTGGAACCGTAGAAGTCGGAGAGGAAACGGTGCCAATTTAAagaaacagcagctgtcaatcacacacAAGTcagtgaaagtgatcaaagaaacCGAAAATTCACAGGAGAACAATGAAGCCAGAGAAGTGAAAATAAACTGCTACTGGTCACAAACCCAGAATTTAGAATCATTCTGGgtcagaaacagctgaagaaAAGAGCGTCGGTTTGGCTCCGAACACCTGAGGAACATGAAGACCAGAGCCAGCATCGCTTGAAAAGCTGCTTGTTCCCGTGGAGACAGAGCGACCCAGTTCCCCACGAGCAGGAACCAGTCCACCTCCAGCAGAACACGGGTCCAACCAAAACAGAACCATCCAGAATAGCAGAGAGCGTTtgtgggggaggaagggaggaagggaggaagggaggaagggaagaagggaggaagagaggaagagaggaagagaggaagggaggaagagaagaagggaggaagggaggagggaggaagggaggagggaggaagagaggaagggaggaagagaagaagagagagggaggtcggatggatggatgatggatgatggatgatggatggatgaggatggatgagggatggatgagggatggatggatgagggatggatgagggatgatggatgagggaggatgatggatggatggatgagggatggatggatgatggatggatgagggatggatggatgagggatagatggatgagggatagatggatgatggatggataagggatggatggatgagggatgatggatgatggatggatgagggatggatgagggagggatggatgatggatggatgatggatggatgagggatggatgagggatggatggatggatgagggatggatggatgagggtggatggatgatggatggatgatggatgatggatgatggatggatgagggatggatggatgatggatggatggatgagggatggatggatgatgatggatgatggatggatgagagatgatgatggatggatgagggatggatgatggatggatgatggatggatggatgagggatggatgatggatggatggatgatggatggatggatgatggatggatgagggatggatgatggatggatgagggatggatggatgagggagggatggatggatgagggatggatgagggatggatgatgagggatggatggaggatgagggatggatgagggatggatggatgagggaggatgatggatggatggatgatggatggatgagggatggatggatgatagatgggtggatgagggatggatggatggatgagggatggatggatgagggatggatgatggatgagggatgatggatgagggatggatgatggatgagggatggatgatggatgatggatggatggatgatggatggatggatgagggatggatggatggatgagggatggatgagggatggatggatgagggatggatgatggatggggatggatgagggatgagggatggatggatgagggatggatgatggatgatggatggatgagggatggatgagggatggatgatagatggatggatgagggatggatggatgagggatggatgatggatgatggatggatgagggatgagggatggatgagggatggatggatgagggatggatgatggatgatggatggatgagggatgatggatgagggatggatgatagatggatggatgagggatggatgatggatgagggatggatgagggatggatgatagatggatggatggatgagggatggatgatggatgatggatggatgagggatggatgatagatggatggatgagggatggatgatggatgagggatggatgagggatggatggatgagggatggatgatggatgatggatggatgatggatggatgaacccCCGTCCACCTTTTCTCGTCCTCTTTACGGTTGTTGCGTAACGTCTGATATCTAACGTGAATATTTTGCTGACCAGTTTAAACCAGTAACCTCTGTTGGGTCACTGGTCTCATCAGTCTTATCAGTGAAGATCAGATCCAGATGttggggggggtcctgctgctGAGCTTTAATTGGGAGAACAGGAGGAAGCGTCAGTGTTCCTGCTCCTAATgcgctccagctgctgcagaacacgTGCGTCTCATTAGCGCCGCCctacctgcagacacacatgaaGAAGAAGGTTCCTGGTCAGGAGCAGCGAGGAGCCTTTATGGGCCAACACACGTCCCATTAACTGTTCAAAACACGGCCCCAGTCCAGGAGGGGGCCGCTAACAGCTAAATTAGTGCTTCAGAGGCAGTTAGACCGAGAGCCAACGTCCAATTacaccctgaaacacacacacacacacacacgcacgcacacacacacacacacaccagtagtGTGGTGTGATGTAACATCATGGTGGTGAAACACAGAATGGTGGATCTTCTGAAACACAAGATAAACGAGTGAGTGAAGCTGAGAAAAaacttcatcttcatcactgaaacacatttttaaaaacatctgaaaactccAGTTTGTCCAAAAACATCACCACAACTTttagaaaaagacaaaatatcaCAAAAAGGCTgtagagagatggatggatggatgatggatggatgatggatggatggatgatggatggatggatggatgatggatggatgatggatgatggatgatggatggatgatggatggatggatgggtggaggatggaggatgatggatgatggatgatggatggatggatggatgggtggatggatggatggatgatggatggatgatggatgatggatgatggatggatgatggatggatggatgggtggatggatggatggatggatggatgatggatggatggatgatggatggatgatggatggatggatcatggatggatgatggatggatggatggatgatggatggatgatggatgatggatggatgatgatggatggatgatggatgatggatggatgatggatgatggatgatggatggatggatcatggatggatgatggatggatggatggatgatggatggatgatggatcatggatggatgatggatggatgatggatggatgatggatggatggatgatggatggatgatggatggatgatggatggatggatggatgatggatggatgatggattgatgaatggatggatgatggatggatgatggatggctgatgggatggatggatggatggatgatggatggatggatgatggatggatggatgatggatggatggatggatggatggatggatgatggatggatgatggatggatggatggatggatgatggatggatggatggatggatgatggatggatggatgatggatggatgttatGTCCTCTCCACATTAGTCAGTCGAGGTGAATGactgatgacctctgacctctgaaacAGACCCACAATTCTAACAAATTCACTTCTGTCTAAACTGGACTCTAatacccccaccccacctcccccacacacacacacacacaccccgaccccccccacacacacacacacaccccgaccccccccccacacacacacacacacacacacacacacacaccacccctaccccccccacacacacacacacaccccgacccccccacacacacacacaccccgaccccccccccacacacacacacacaccccgaccccccccacacacacacacaccacaccccgacccccccccacacacacacacacccctacccccccccacacacacacacacacccctaccccccccccacacacacacacacacacccctacccCCCctacacacgcccacacacacacacacacacacccctaccccccctccccacacacacacacacacacaccacccctacccccccccacacacacacacccctaccccccctacacacactaACCCCCTCCAGCGGCTCCTACAACAACATTTGTGCAGAGGTTCTGCTGTTATTCTTCCTAAAATATTCCGTTCCTGGTGCTGGGACACCTGAGACGTCCCTGGAGGCTCCTCAGGAGGCCTGACGGAGGCCTGACGGAGGCCTGACGGAGGCCAGGAGACAACGCTGATCACACGCTCTGGAGGTCGTCTCCAGCTGAGGACCACGCAGCTTTGAGGACagcatttcccagaatgcaaaGAGGTTCATGGATTCAGGAagtgaggagacagaagagtcaaTCTTGATTCTGCCATTAAAACCACCAAAACTGACCTGACCCCAGGTGGAGGTGTGGAGTCCTCCCCTGGTTACCGTGGTTACAGTCGACCCCAGCAGCAGACCACAGACTTGCCCCGCCCCTTTTATCAAGTGTGTGCAGGAgtctcccacaatgcatttcacctccaTCAGGAGCAGCAAAGAGCTCACGTAGAAGCGACCAGGGctgccagaggtcaaaggtcacatctgTGGCCCACATTATCATCGGTCCTAACGTTGGGAATAATCAGCTATCCCGGAACTCTTCGGCCGGCTCCTGCGGCTCCTCCTTCCAGGACGACCTCGGGCCTCCTGGTTCACACGAGCGCTGGGCTCTCCTCGTCCTCGCGGCGCCGACGATGATGCGATGGGACCAGCGGAACGATGCGGCGGCGTCTCGCCCAGCAGGACGACCAGGACCCCAAACCTTCCAACTCGTTTAAAGTGAAGCTGATCCGATCCAGCAGGTTCCTGGTTCTGAGGTCTTCAGCCCGGAGAAGCTGCACGTGCTCCACGACGGAGCTGCACTCCTGACCCAAAGCAACTGGATCCACTTTCTCATGGAAAATCAAATTCCTCCTGAATAATTGAGGATGAAGGTCGGTGCCGGAGCTCAGGAGCTGCTTCACTCACACACGGAGACGGCGGTCACCACGGTAACGGGTTATTGATCACCATCCACCGTTAGAAGGACCCAGCAGAAGGTTCCCTCCTGTCCAAGCCCGGACACCAGAACCAAGAACTCTCAGGTGGGCCTGTGGTGAAACCTGAGGAACCCAGGAGGAACATTTGGACCTGAGGAACCCAGGAGGAACATTTGGACCTGAGGAACCCATGAGGAACATTTGGACCTGAGGAACCCAGGAGGAACATTTGGACCTGAGGAACCCACGAGGAACATTTGGACTGACTGCTTGGCTGGAGGTTTGAATATTTCACATGTGTCAAGGTATCAAGGTTCTCTTGGTTCCGGTTGGACTTTGTTGGTTCTGGGGGCCCAGACACCGTCTGCAGAACAGCCAGAGGTCCACCTGGCTCCATATTTGGCTCCACCCCCTTCCGTTTTGAGACTCCTCCCCCTCTAGTGTTTGTTCCTTGTGTTGATGCCA
Coding sequences within it:
- the niban1a gene encoding protein Niban 1a isoform X1, with amino-acid sequence MGISASSLLDEAKSSHVKGQVQAELKDFSPYYRRQFSVARFLQVEDDLEQREQKITQLLLQKEARQDAEVLYEENLLFFDETRKWRDRYVVVRANHCLECHDSLEAFLKGVPPRQKLLPTGGTALTTEDTYMAMVDRCFPDDSGVKEDFAPPPSGMPGQFPVYLRLPYRRDSYFCFKQEAKRNHFLSILSDCIRHQNQDFLKKKTCEVQAFLKAIQLYRQDRGHYEPWDMLIGSDVRVMGNLVMEKLLPSLEKDLLPRLKAKRTEKKRVWFATVEAAYILAQEHLLEGLSLLKEECRVTARQQEVQIHSDMDQILESRRQLEEKVGAMVTGPTEKLCSESVQPYLNAVLEELMEPISSGFQEGRELIETLMDQVCQSAQRGDTEEVRKLLSNMAKPNLLSCYQKISSMEKNQRNLQDTFGLSSLTGLIHSTQIDLEQLMENAAFTFERLLYRTFQDDPEHASAATEKAKHRVLKQYDYDSSTVRKKISHEALVSITLPFIKQKLAPTYKSEITNLEQFIDADYTNFIHVQNVYENILLRTLDKEVAKVVKEAAALRKYHLFTDRESVSQSNHSSLNSVASSVPHSLLSTSQQDITSVQSVVPEMEPPKQVETPTSTDTADQQAAEPALDSVIQQEVALAQEVEKVVVVQQEAVETQQEVAAAQQEAVETQQKVAVVQQEAVETQREVAVVQQEAVETQQEVAAAQQEAVETQQEVAVVQQEAVETQQEVTVAQQEAVETQQEVAVVQQEAVETQQEVTVAQQEAVETQQEVAVVQQEAVETQQEVAVVQQEAVETQQEVAVAQQEAVETQQEVAVVQQEAVETQQEVAVVQQEAVETQHEVAAAQQEAVETQQEVAVVQQEAVGTQQEVAVVQQEAVETQQEVAVVQQEAVETQQEVAAAQQEAVETQQEVAAPQQEVVETQQEMAVVQQEVVEVAAVQEEVHHAEEESPKEAEPVHDGSVTKDVVSPACVNEAMKASAGGSEHQSSAHNSEETNCQSSLSAQTPQPACTVSGSSSLDRSPSSTLGSMKEVPATEDSEDEGPMTSEGPDPSLDITEDMTEETEPVEVEPGTSTEVSTEEDPPSPRGAPRLSTEGTESGPEAPPLDSIKEIRDLVVEVIEVEEVLGVQQE
- the niban1a gene encoding protein Niban 1a isoform X2 — protein: MGISASSLLDEAKSSHVKGQVQAELKDFSPYYRRQFSVARFLQVEDDLEQREQKITQLLLQKEARQDAEVLYEENLLFFDETRKWRDRYVVVRANHCLECHDSLEAFLKGVPPRQKLLPTGGTALTTEDTYMAMVDRCFPDDSGVKEDFAPPPSGMPGQFPVYLRLPYRRDSYFCFKQEAKRNHFLSILSDCIRHQNQDFLKKKTCEVQAFLKAIQLYRQDRGHYEPWDMLIGSDVRVMGNLVMEKLLPSLEKDLLPRLKAKRTEKKRVWFATVEAAYILAQEHLLEGLSLLKEECRVTARQQEVQIHSDMDQILESRRQLEEKVGAMVTGPTEKLCSESVQPYLNAVLEELMEPISSGFQEGRELIETLMDQVCQSAQRGDTEEVRKLLSNMAKPNLLSCYQKISSMEKNQRNLQDTFGLSSLTGLIHSTQIDLEQLMENAAFTFERLLYRTFQDDPEHASAATEKAKHRVLKQYDYDSSTVRKKISHEALVSITLPFIKQKLAPTYKSEITNLEQFIDADYTNFIHVQNVYENILLRTLDKEVAKVVKEAAALRKYHLFTDRESVSQSNHSSLNSVASSVPHSLLSTSQQDITSVQSVVPEMEPPKQVETPTSTDTADQQAAEPALDSVIQQEVALAQEVEKVVVVQQEAVETQQEVAAAQQEAVETQQKVAVVQQEAVETQREVAVVQQEAVETQQEVAAAQQEAVETQQEVAVVQQEAVETQQEVTVAQQEAVETQQEVAVVQQEAVETQQEVTVAQQEAVETQQEVAVVQQEAVETQQEVAVVQQEAVETQQEVAVAQQEAVETQQEVAVVQQEAVETQQEVAVVQQEAVETQHEVAAAQQEAVETQQEVAVVQQEAVGTQQEVAVVQQEAVETQQEVAVVQQEAVETQQEVAAAQQEAVETQQEVAAPQQEVVETQQEMAVVQQEVVEVAAVQEEVHHAEEESPKEAEPVHDGSVTKDVVSPACVNEAMKASAGGSEHQSSAHNSEETNCQSSMTEETEPVEVEPGTSTEVSTEEDPPSPRGAPRLSTEGTESGPEAPPLDSIKEIRDLVVEVIEVEEVLGVQQE